From the Solibacillus sp. FSL R5-0449 genome, one window contains:
- a CDS encoding ABC-F family ATP-binding cassette domain-containing protein: MIVLQVNQLYKSFITDEILSGVKLEVQHRDRVALVGRNGAGKSTLLKIIAGQMSYDSGEIIIPKDIQVGYLEQHAGIDSELSIWDEMMTIFVNLQKQEQTLRLLEQQMADPAIYEDSEQYARIMAEYDQLQHDFKDAGGYQYEADTRSVLHGMQFFPEDYQKPIRSLSGGQRTRLALAKLLLSKPDLLILDEPTNHLDIETLSWLEGYLKGYDGAILIVSHDRYFLDQVVSIVYEVSRTKVSKYVGNYSDYLDEKAKNYERDLKMYERQMDEKAKLETFIQKNLARASTTKMAQSRRKVLEKTSWMESPDGDEKSANFGFTIERQSGNDVLSIDNLKIGFTDKAISENIGMRVFREDRIALVGPNGVGKSTLLKTIVQDIEALAGDIRYGTNVQIGYYDQEQAKLHSNKSVLSELWDEWPLLNEKDIRNILGRFLFSGDDVSKTVNSLSGGEKARLALAKLMMQKSNFLVLDEPTNHLDLDSKEILENALIDYPGTLLFVSHDRYFINRIATKVVELSGTGSFEYLGDYDYYVEKKQELEELAAMKAAAVEKNSTEPAVQAKTTSTIDKDAKKRERQIRRAIEDIEKQMGALDEKIAIFEEQLCDPDIFSDHEKTLSIQSELNDVKEQHEAFEMEWLELNEELEQL, translated from the coding sequence ACAAGTGAATCAATTATATAAATCCTTTATTACAGATGAAATATTAAGCGGGGTAAAACTAGAAGTACAGCACCGTGATCGCGTGGCATTAGTAGGGCGAAACGGTGCCGGCAAGTCAACGTTATTAAAAATAATTGCCGGTCAAATGAGCTATGATTCCGGTGAAATTATTATTCCAAAAGATATTCAAGTCGGTTATTTAGAGCAGCATGCAGGCATTGACTCTGAACTTTCGATATGGGACGAAATGATGACAATTTTCGTAAATCTGCAAAAACAGGAACAAACATTGCGTCTACTTGAACAGCAAATGGCTGATCCTGCAATATATGAAGATAGCGAACAATATGCCCGCATCATGGCAGAGTATGACCAGTTGCAGCATGACTTCAAAGATGCAGGCGGTTACCAGTATGAAGCCGATACCCGATCTGTTCTGCATGGGATGCAATTTTTCCCTGAAGATTATCAAAAGCCGATTCGTTCACTATCCGGCGGACAACGAACACGCTTAGCACTCGCAAAGCTTCTTTTGTCCAAGCCCGACCTCCTTATTTTAGATGAGCCGACCAACCACCTGGACATTGAAACATTGTCATGGCTGGAAGGCTATTTAAAAGGTTATGACGGCGCAATTTTAATCGTTTCGCATGACCGTTATTTCTTAGATCAGGTCGTGTCGATTGTTTACGAAGTGTCCCGTACGAAAGTGTCGAAGTATGTAGGCAACTACAGTGATTATTTAGATGAAAAGGCGAAAAACTATGAACGCGATTTAAAAATGTATGAGCGTCAAATGGATGAAAAGGCGAAACTCGAAACATTTATCCAAAAGAATCTTGCCCGAGCTTCGACTACAAAAATGGCCCAGTCACGTCGTAAAGTGTTGGAAAAGACAAGTTGGATGGAATCTCCGGATGGCGATGAAAAGAGTGCAAACTTCGGCTTTACGATTGAGCGTCAAAGTGGAAATGACGTGCTGTCGATTGATAATTTAAAAATCGGCTTTACGGACAAAGCTATTTCCGAAAATATTGGAATGCGCGTCTTTAGAGAAGATCGTATTGCACTTGTCGGTCCAAACGGTGTTGGGAAATCTACGTTATTGAAAACAATCGTCCAAGATATTGAGGCACTTGCCGGGGACATTCGATACGGTACAAATGTTCAAATTGGCTATTATGATCAGGAGCAGGCGAAACTTCATTCGAATAAATCGGTTCTTAGTGAGCTTTGGGATGAATGGCCGTTACTGAATGAAAAGGATATCCGGAATATTTTAGGTCGCTTCCTGTTTAGTGGAGATGACGTATCAAAAACGGTAAACTCCCTATCAGGTGGAGAAAAGGCACGACTTGCACTTGCGAAATTAATGATGCAAAAATCTAATTTTCTAGTACTCGATGAGCCGACAAACCATTTAGACTTGGACAGTAAAGAAATACTGGAAAATGCTTTAATCGATTATCCAGGAACATTGCTATTCGTATCTCATGACCGTTATTTCATCAATCGTATTGCTACTAAAGTCGTTGAACTATCAGGCACAGGTTCATTCGAGTATTTAGGCGACTACGATTATTATGTGGAAAAGAAACAGGAGCTTGAAGAATTAGCTGCAATGAAAGCCGCAGCAGTTGAAAAGAATTCGACTGAACCGGCTGTCCAAGCAAAGACTACATCGACGATTGATAAGGATGCTAAAAAAAGAGAGCGCCAAATTCGTCGTGCAATTGAAGATATTGAAAAGCAGATGGGCGCTTTAGATGAAAAAATCGCCATCTTTGAAGAACAATTATGTGATCCTGACATTTTTTCGGATCATGAAAAAACGCTATCCATTCAATCTGAGCTGAATGATGTAAAGGAACAGCATGAAGCATTTGAAATGGAATGGCTTGAACTGAATGAAGAGCTCGAACAGCTATAA